The Pseudomonas multiresinivorans DNA window GCGCCGCCAGTGGGTGGAAGCCTGGCTCGCCACGCACCCGGACGACGCCCGCCGCGTCGAAGGCTGGCGACAGGATGCGCAGCAACTGCGCGCGGCCTTTGCCGGGCAGGCGCGTAGTGCAATTCCCGAACAGCTGGACCCGGCGCGGATTCGCCGTCAGCTCCAGCAACGCCGGCGAACCCGGCTGGCCACGGCGGCGGCGCTGCTGGTGGCGCTGGGCGTCGGCGGCATGGGCGGCTGGCAGATGCGCGGCGACGCGATGATGCGCGGCATGGTGCCGATGCAGGACGCCGTGCAGGCTTACCGGTTATTCGCGGATGCCAGCCAGAGCGGGCTCGACCTGCGCGATGGCGGCGACCTGAACGGCTGGCTGGCCCGTTACCTGAAGAACGCGGTGCCGCCACCGGCGCTGGAACAGGTTGGTTTGAAGACCGTCGGGGCGCGTCTGCTGGCGACGGAACAGGGGGCGGCAGCGCTGGTGATCTACGAAGATGGGCAGGGCCGCCGGCTGACCTTCTTCATCCGCCCGCCGGGCCCGCGCCATGAAATGTTGCCGCAGGGGCAACGCACGGATGGGGACCTGCTGGCACGTTACTGGAGCCAGGGTGGCTACAACTACGCACTGGTGAGCCGCAGCGATGATCCGCAGGCGCAGGCCGTGGGGCAGTTGGTGGGGTTCTAGCGGAAGAGACAAGGTTGAGGCGCGCGCAGGAGCGCACCGAAGCACCCTGTAGGAGCGAGCTTGCTCGCGAACCACCCAACACCAATTCGATCTGGCGTGAAGCGGGTTCGCGAGCAAGCTCGCTCCTACAGAAGGGCTTAAGAGCGGCCTCCGGCCATTGAGGTCGGAGTCCGCAACGCCAGCGTCAGAACGCGAAGCAGGAACAGCCGAAAGCGCCCCAGAAACCCTGGAAGTCACTCACCGGCACGCTCGATTGCCGGGCGCGCTCGTGGCTGTGGCCATGCACGCCGCAGGAGCCGGCGCACTGGTGCACGGCCTGCTGCAGCGGGCCCTGCGGGCGCCAGTGGCCGGGGACCTTGGCCACGGGAGACCAGTCCGGCAGCACGGGAATGGCCGTCGGTGCCTGGCGCTCGAAGTCGCCGCTGCCGAACACCACGCGGCCGTCCACCACGGTCAGCACCGATTCGATGGCCTTGATTTCTTCCTCCGGCACGTTGAAGTAGTCCGCCGAGAGCACGGCCAGGTCGGCCATCTGCCCGACCTTGATCATCCCTTTCTTGCCCTGCTCGTTGGAGAACCAGGCGCTGCCGTGGGTGTACAGCTGCAGCGCGGTGGCACGGGACAGGCCCTCGGGGTACAGCGCCATGCCGCCGACGGTCTTGCCGCTGACCATCCAGTACAGCGAGGTCCAGGGGTTGTAGCTGGAAACGCGGGTGGCATCGGTACCGGCGCCGACGGGGACGCCTTCGGCCAGCATGCGCTTGATCGGCGGGGTCGCTTCGGCGGCCTGCTTGCCGTAGCGGTCGACGAAGTACTCGCCCTGGAAGGCCATGCGGTCCTGGATGGCGATGCCGCCGCCCAGCGCCCTCACCCGTTCGATGTTCTTCGGCGAGATGGTCTCGCAGTGGTCGAAGAACCAGTGCAGGCCGTTGAAGGGAATGTCCAGGTTGACCTTCTCGAACACGTCGAGCATCCGCGAGATGGATTCGTCGTAGGTGGCGTGCAGGCGGAACGGCCAGCGCTGCTCGACCAGGTGGCGCACCACCGGTTCCAGTTCGGCTTCCATGCTGCCAGGCAGGTCCGGACGTGGTTCGAGGAAGTCCTCGAAGTCAGCGGCGGAGAACACCAGCATCTCACCGGCACCGTTGTGCCGCAGGAAGTCGCTGCCTTGCCCGTATTTCACGCTGCTGGTCCAGTTCTTGAAATCGGCCAGCTCTTCCTTGGGTTTCTGGGTGAACAGGTTGTAGGCGATGCGCACGGTGAGCTGGTTTTCTTTTTCCAGTTGCTCGATCACCTGGTAGTCGTCCGGGTAATTCTGGAAGCCGCCACCGGCATCGATGGCGCTGGTCACGCCCAGGCGGTTCAGCTCGCGCATGAACTGGCGGGTGGAGTTGACCTGATACTCGAAGGGCAGCTTCGGCCCCTTCGCCAGGGTCGCGTAGAGGATCATCGCGTTCGGCCGGGCCACCAGCATGCCGGTGGGCTCGCCCTTGCTGTCGCGCACGATCTCGCCGCCGGGCGGGTTCGGGGTGTCCTTGGTGTAGCCGACGACGCGCAGCGCGGCGCGGTTGAGCAGCGCACGGTCGTACAGGTGCAGGACGAAGACGGGAGTGTCCGGCGCCGCCTGGTTCAGCTCTTCGATGGTCGGCATGCGCTTCTCGGCGAACTGGAATTCGTTCCAGCCGCCAACGACGCGCACCCACTGCGGCGACGGCGTGCGCAGGGCCTGTTCCTTGAGCATGCGCAGGGCGTCGGCCAGGGACGGCACGCCCTCCCAGCGCAGTTCGAGGTTGTAGTTCAGCCCGCCGCGGATCAGGTGCAGGTGCGAGTCGTTGAGGCCGGGGATCGCGGTGCGCCCCTTGAGGTCGATGACGCGGGTGGCGCCGGCGCGCAAGGCCATGGCCTCCGCCTCGGTGCCCACGGCGATGAATTTGCCGTCGGCGATGGCCACGGAGGTGGCCTCGGGTTTCTCACGGTCGACAGTGTGGAAGCGGCCGTTGGTCAGGATCAGGTCGGCGTACATGGCAATGTTCCTCTTTCGATCAGCGGGCGTTGAGCCAGGCGGAGAACAGGCGCGTGGCCCGTGGCATGAAAACGTAGACCACCAGCAGGACGATGGTCGCGACGATGAGCATGTTGGCCGGCACGAAGCCACCCAGCAGCGGGATTTGCGTGAACAGCGGGCGCCAGAGCTGCGGCACCAGCATCACCAGCGGCAGGATCACCAGGTAGGAGACGGCCGCCTGTTTCCAGCGCGGCGGCTGCTTCTGCGGGTTGTCCGGGACGGTGAACCAGAACTCGTGGGCGCGGTGCAGTTCTTTCTGCTCGCCGTCGATCAGGTGCGGGTCGGCACGTTCGATCAGCTCGCGGCGCTGCGGCGAGTCGAGCCAGGCCTGCAGTTCATCGGCGCTGGCGAAACGCAGGACCGAGGTGAAGTGGTCGCCCTGGCGCATCACGTCCACGCCCAGGTGGCCGGGGAACTCGCTGGCAGCGCGGGTCAGCTCACGCAGGATGGTTTCATAGGCGGCGACGCTGTCGGGGCGGGCGCGGTGGCGGATGATCAGGGTGACGGATTCTTGCTGAGTGGTCTGGTTCATGTGGGTTCCCTCCAGAGAAGTGGCCTCCCCCGCCTGGTGGCGAGGGAGGCAAGCGGCTGGTTCGACAGACGGCTTACTTCAGATGAACCTTCAGCTCTTCACCGGCCTGGCGCATGGCGGCCTGTACCGCCGGAACCTGGCTGACGACGTTGAGCAGACCGTAGTCGTGGATCATTCCGTTGTAGCGCACGGAAGTGACAGCCACACCGGCGGCATTCAGCTTGCGACCGTAGGCTTCGCCTTCGTCACGCAGCACGTCGGACTCGGCGGTCTGGATCAGCGTCGGCGGCAGGCCCTTGAGCTGGTCGGTGCTGGCACGCAATGGGGAAGCGTAGATCTCGGCGCGCTGTTTCGGGTCGGTGGTGTAGCTGTCCCAGAACCACTGCATCATCGGCTTGGTGAGGAAGTGTCCCTGGGCGAACTGGTTGTACGAGCCGGTCTCGAAGCTGGCATCGGTCACCGGCCACAGCAGCGCCTGGAAGCGCAGCTTGGGCGCGCCCTTGTCCTTGGCCATCAGTGCGACCACCGCCGCCATGTTGCCGCCGACGCTGTTGCCGGCCACGGCCAGGCGCTTGCCGTCGACGTTGATATCCTTGCCGTGCTCGGCGACCCACTTCGTCGCGGCGTAGGCCTGGTTGATCGCCACCGGGTAATGCGCCTCGGGGGACGGGGTGTAGTCGACGTAGACCGCCACCGCGCCGGAGTTCACCACCAGGTCGCGGATCAGGCGGGCGTGGGTCGGGTAGTCACCGAGCACCCAGCCGCCGCCGTGGAAGTACATGAACGCGGGCAGCGTGCCCTTCACCCCGACCGGGCGGACGATGGTCAGCTTCACCGGGCCAACGTCGGCCTGGATGGTCTTCTCGCTGACCTGGGTGCCGGAGAGATCGACTTTCACCGAGGCCTGGGCGCCGGTCAGAACAGCGCGGGCGTCCTTGGGCGAGAGCGTTTCCAGCGGCTGGCCCTTGCCGGCTTCCAGGGCTTCGAGGAAGGCCTGGGTGTTGTGTTCGACAGTCGGGTTGCCGGCGGCGAAGGCGTTGCCGATGGCCAGGGCGAGAGAGGCGGCGAGCAGGGATTGCTTGGCGTTCATGATTCGGTTCCTTGAAAGTGGGGGGAGGTGTTCCGAAGGGACGAACGAATCTTGATTCATGCCCGCAAAGCGCGGAATAGACAGGGTTGCAGGGTCGCTTTGCAGTTTTGCAAGGGCACCGCCCTGCCCTGTGCAAGGCTGCATGTGCGGCGGTTTGCGCACCTTCATGGCCGGTGCGTATTGATGCAGATCAGGCGCGATCTGGCCTTCTCATGACGTTTCTCAATACCCATGCCGGATTCGAAATCTTTCTGACATAACTCAACGGTGCTTCCCGGCCCGTCGGTCGACAATCGCTCCGACACCAACCCCCGTGAGCGACTCACAGTGCCAGGACACCACCACTGAAACCCACCTTCCCACCCCTTCTCGCCGGCAACCGGCCGACGCGGCACACGGAAAACGAGCACCCGGGTTCTCTTCACCCATCCCGCCGAGAGGCGGTAGGAAACCGTGATGAAGAACACTCCATTGATGCTTCTGCTGGCCAGCCCGCTGGCCGTGGCTACCGCAACGGCAGCCAACAGCGTCACCGAAGCCGACCAGCGCTACACCGCCAACCAGAGCGGCCAATACGAAGACTTCACCCAGGTCGGCACCATCAAGACCTTTGCCGTGAGCAACGGCGCGATCATCACCATGACCGGGCCCAGCGGCTCGCCCCTGGTGCTGGCAGGCGTCAGCGGCAAGGTCGACGGCAACACCCTGGATATCAAGGGTGCCAACAGCCAGGTCACCGTCAACGGTGACATCAGCTACAACTACGGCAGCAATACCAACTCCAACAGCAAGTACGTCTACAACGGAATCGCCGTCACCGGCGGCGGGCGTTTCGTGCTCAACGGCAACCTCACCGCCACTTCGACCAGTTCGGGCTACAACAGCCCGAAAAGCGCGATGTACGTGGACGGTGCAACCTCCAGCGCCGAGCTCAACGGCAACGCCAACCTGACCATCGCCGGCGGCAAGGGCCTGTTCGCCGCCAATGGCGGGACCATCGACATGACCTCGAAAGACGGCACGCCCTATGTGCTGACGGTCACCAACAAGTCCAGCCAGCGTTCGGTGGAAGCCAACAATGGCGGCACCGTGACCCTCGACCTGGTGGACATGAACGGCACCGGCTTCAGCAACGGTGTCGGCCTCTATGCCACGGCGAACTCGTCGATCACCTTCATGGGCGGCGACTTCAACCGGGGCAGCAACAGCCGCTACGGCGCCAATGCTCTGTTCGCGCTGAACCACTCCAGCGTTACCGCCACCGGCTATGACGGCGGCCACCTGCGAATCAAGACCGCCGGCACCAACGAGATCGGCGCCTGGGCCACCGGCAACTCGCAGGTCACGATCAACAGCGAGCAACATCAGGACTTCCAGACGGTGATCCACACCACCGGCACCGGGCAATCCCATGGCCTCGCCGCAGGCTCGCTGGGCGGCGGCAGCGCCAGCGCTCCGGCCAACAGCACCGGCCACGCCGGCTCGCAATACGGCAATTCCGAAGTGACGGTATACGGCAAGGTCGATATCACCACCGAAGGCAAGGACTCCGCTGGCCTGCGGGTGATGGGTGACGGTGCGAAGATCACGCTCACACCGCTGGTGGCCGGCGTGCGCAACAGCATCACCTCCGCCGCCAGCGCGATCCGCTACTCCTTCGCCAACGGCTACAGCCTCGCCAGCAACGGCGATCGCCTCGAAGGCGGCCAGGTGATCGACCTGACCGACACCGACATGGCGCACCTCGACGGCGCCACCGGCACCGCCGGGCTGATCGAAGTCGGCGGCCTCGCCGGGCGCACCAGCGACGGGCAGAACAGCGGCATCATGAACGTCGCCGATGCGGTGAAGGACGCCACCCTGAACCTCGCCAACAGCAGCGCCACCGCCCAGGACGGGCGCAGCCTGGTCAACGTCAACGCCAGCCAGAACAGCGCCGACGGCGTGTTCGCCAGCAGCTTCACGCTCAACGCCGAGAACAGCGAACTGGTAGGCCGCGCAATGACCGACAGCACCGTTGCCGGCGATGGCAGCGTCAGCAGCGCCACGCTCAACCTCAAGGGCTCGCGCTGGTTCCTGCTGGACAAGAACAGCAGCGAGGCCAACCACTACGCCACCTCGAACCTCACGGCGCTGGACCTGCAGGACGACTCGCAGGTCTACCTCAACAGCCGGGAGTCCTGGCAGAACGGCTTTGCCGCCAACCAGCCCGAGCACTACGGCAGCCTGCAGCTGGGCTCGCTGAGCGGCGCCGGGGCGTTCCACTTCTACACCGACATC harbors:
- a CDS encoding amidohydrolase translates to MYADLILTNGRFHTVDREKPEATSVAIADGKFIAVGTEAEAMALRAGATRVIDLKGRTAIPGLNDSHLHLIRGGLNYNLELRWEGVPSLADALRMLKEQALRTPSPQWVRVVGGWNEFQFAEKRMPTIEELNQAAPDTPVFVLHLYDRALLNRAALRVVGYTKDTPNPPGGEIVRDSKGEPTGMLVARPNAMILYATLAKGPKLPFEYQVNSTRQFMRELNRLGVTSAIDAGGGFQNYPDDYQVIEQLEKENQLTVRIAYNLFTQKPKEELADFKNWTSSVKYGQGSDFLRHNGAGEMLVFSAADFEDFLEPRPDLPGSMEAELEPVVRHLVEQRWPFRLHATYDESISRMLDVFEKVNLDIPFNGLHWFFDHCETISPKNIERVRALGGGIAIQDRMAFQGEYFVDRYGKQAAEATPPIKRMLAEGVPVGAGTDATRVSSYNPWTSLYWMVSGKTVGGMALYPEGLSRATALQLYTHGSAWFSNEQGKKGMIKVGQMADLAVLSADYFNVPEEEIKAIESVLTVVDGRVVFGSGDFERQAPTAIPVLPDWSPVAKVPGHWRPQGPLQQAVHQCAGSCGVHGHSHERARQSSVPVSDFQGFWGAFGCSCFAF
- a CDS encoding antibiotic biosynthesis monooxygenase, yielding MNQTTQQESVTLIIRHRARPDSVAAYETILRELTRAASEFPGHLGVDVMRQGDHFTSVLRFASADELQAWLDSPQRRELIERADPHLIDGEQKELHRAHEFWFTVPDNPQKQPPRWKQAAVSYLVILPLVMLVPQLWRPLFTQIPLLGGFVPANMLIVATIVLLVVYVFMPRATRLFSAWLNAR
- a CDS encoding anti-sigma factor family protein, with the translated sequence MNERIPDEHDLHAYIDDQLDPARRQWVEAWLATHPDDARRVEGWRQDAQQLRAAFAGQARSAIPEQLDPARIRRQLQQRRRTRLATAAALLVALGVGGMGGWQMRGDAMMRGMVPMQDAVQAYRLFADASQSGLDLRDGGDLNGWLARYLKNAVPPPALEQVGLKTVGARLLATEQGAAALVIYEDGQGRRLTFFIRPPGPRHEMLPQGQRTDGDLLARYWSQGGYNYALVSRSDDPQAQAVGQLVGF
- a CDS encoding alpha/beta hydrolase, whose product is MNAKQSLLAASLALAIGNAFAAGNPTVEHNTQAFLEALEAGKGQPLETLSPKDARAVLTGAQASVKVDLSGTQVSEKTIQADVGPVKLTIVRPVGVKGTLPAFMYFHGGGWVLGDYPTHARLIRDLVVNSGAVAVYVDYTPSPEAHYPVAINQAYAATKWVAEHGKDINVDGKRLAVAGNSVGGNMAAVVALMAKDKGAPKLRFQALLWPVTDASFETGSYNQFAQGHFLTKPMMQWFWDSYTTDPKQRAEIYASPLRASTDQLKGLPPTLIQTAESDVLRDEGEAYGRKLNAAGVAVTSVRYNGMIHDYGLLNVVSQVPAVQAAMRQAGEELKVHLK
- a CDS encoding autotransporter outer membrane beta-barrel domain-containing protein is translated as MKNTPLMLLLASPLAVATATAANSVTEADQRYTANQSGQYEDFTQVGTIKTFAVSNGAIITMTGPSGSPLVLAGVSGKVDGNTLDIKGANSQVTVNGDISYNYGSNTNSNSKYVYNGIAVTGGGRFVLNGNLTATSTSSGYNSPKSAMYVDGATSSAELNGNANLTIAGGKGLFAANGGTIDMTSKDGTPYVLTVTNKSSQRSVEANNGGTVTLDLVDMNGTGFSNGVGLYATANSSITFMGGDFNRGSNSRYGANALFALNHSSVTATGYDGGHLRIKTAGTNEIGAWATGNSQVTINSEQHQDFQTVIHTTGTGQSHGLAAGSLGGGSASAPANSTGHAGSQYGNSEVTVYGKVDITTEGKDSAGLRVMGDGAKITLTPLVAGVRNSITSAASAIRYSFANGYSLASNGDRLEGGQVIDLTDTDMAHLDGATGTAGLIEVGGLAGRTSDGQNSGIMNVADAVKDATLNLANSSATAQDGRSLVNVNASQNSADGVFASSFTLNAENSELVGRAMTDSTVAGDGSVSSATLNLKGSRWFLLDKNSSEANHYATSNLTALDLQDDSQVYLNSRESWQNGFAANQPEHYGSLQLGSLSGAGAFHFYTDIVNQLTDKLTITGTNGSTGSHSVLVANDGSQSTLGDERIEIIETNGGSGQFGLYEGALVELGGNTYALRKNEDDNWELYGYTAPPVDPGPTDPVDPIDPTPPGPVDPEDPTPPGPVEPSDPVEPVPPAPGPGPGTSTTRAFHAQVHTNYLLSYLDMQTLLQRMGELRYTERDTDGNVWLRTNGGRLHSFAGSNFDGYRLSYQGIQLGVDRRVPVSSGDLFVGAMLGHTEADQSFDEGSGGARNTHVGIYGTWLRENGFYIDAVLKAAHLKNNFSVNDTQGNRVKSSGSSNGYSASVEAGKRFTLHREKDSQWFVEPQAQLVYTDQGGFSSRASNGLKIHYDDYDSLLARAGGIVGYELSNAKHKSEVYLKGGYVRELMADDIGYRINGTPKQSSDFSGGWREAAVGVSTRLTDGHSLFMEVGYRDGDNFDQNHANVGYRFEY